Part of the Methylovirgula sp. 4M-Z18 genome is shown below.
GGCGAAGGCGATGAGCTTGAGGCGCGAGCCGCTCTTGTCGAGTCGCGTATGAAACAGCGCCGAAAAGGAATCGATCTGCAGCACGCGCAAAATGCGCCGCAGGATCGAAGGCTTGCGCTCGTTCATCTGTGGAGTTTCGCCGATCATGCAGATTTACCTTGGCGACGTGGTTGTCGTAGCGGTCGCGCCGACTTTGCCGGCGGCGGGCGTATTGGTTGGCACGGCAAGTCCGAGATCGTCGAGCTTGCGGCCGATGTCGTCGATCTTGGTGCCGCGGTCGGGCAAGTCGCTGACCCGCACGATCTGCGACAATTGCAGATCCTGCGATTGCAAATGCTGATCGGCCAATTTCTGAATGCGCTCGGGGCGCGTCAGATGCGCCCATTCGGCGCGCAACATGCCGATCTGATCGTGCTCCTTGTCGATCTCATGCTGAATTTTGACGATCTGTTCGGAGTAATAGATCGTCTCGTATTTGATCGAATAGGCATAGACCGCAGAGCCGATGAGCGCGGCGATCGCGAAGAGATGAAATATACGCCACATCTTACCGTCTCCTCACTGTGCGCTGCGGCAGTCCGGCCAAGGCATTGAGACCTGCGTCGATGCCGAGTGCCGGCGCATCGGTGCGCTCGCCCACGCGCAATTTGGCCGAGCGCGCACGCGGGTTGCGCGCCGTCTCCTGCTCGTCCGCAATGATCGGCTGCTTGCCGAAAAGCGCGTTGTCGCAGCGGAAAGTCGGCGGCGCAACGGCCGGTTCCCCTGGCAGCGGCCGCGATTTGGCGGCGCCGCGCCCCGAGCGCGCGGCAAAAAACTGCTTCACAATCCGATCTTCCAGGGAATGAAAAGTGACAACCACCAGCCGACCGCCCGGCTTCAAACATTGTTCGGCCGCGGCAAGGCCGCGCACCAGCTCGCCGAGTTCGTCGTTCACCGCGATGCGCAAGGCCTGGAACGTGCGCGTTGCCGGGTGAATGTCCTGCGGCTTGTGCGGCACGAGCCGGCCGATCAGATCAGCCAGAGGCTTGGTGGAGGTAAAAGGCTTGGCAACGCGATCATGCACGATGGCGCGCGCGATTTTGCGCGACAGCCGTTCTTCGCCGTAATGATAGAGAATATCGGCGAGCGTCTCCTC
Proteins encoded:
- the ftsL gene encoding cell division protein FtsL, coding for MWRIFHLFAIAALIGSAVYAYSIKYETIYYSEQIVKIQHEIDKEHDQIGMLRAEWAHLTRPERIQKLADQHLQSQDLQLSQIVRVSDLPDRGTKIDDIGRKLDDLGLAVPTNTPAAGKVGATATTTTSPR
- the rsmH gene encoding 16S rRNA (cytosine(1402)-N(4))-methyltransferase RsmH; this encodes MTTGRGADQTLAAGGPARHIPVLRDAALAALAVAPGKIYLDGTFGAGGYTRAILATPDTRVLAIDRDPNAIRDGQALVQEMQGRLTLVETRFGELAQAAAAHGFTPLDGAVFDIGVSSMQLDEAERGFSFRTDGPLDMRMEQSGRSAADLVNEADEETLADILYHYGEERLSRKIARAIVHDRVAKPFTSTKPLADLIGRLVPHKPQDIHPATRTFQALRIAVNDELGELVRGLAAAEQCLKPGGRLVVVTFHSLEDRIVKQFFAARSGRGAAKSRPLPGEPAVAPPTFRCDNALFGKQPIIADEQETARNPRARSAKLRVGERTDAPALGIDAGLNALAGLPQRTVRRR